The DNA window TCGTGACCTTGTTCGCGCAGAAAATCTCCGAGCAGCTCAAGCAGGGTCGTCTCGTCGTCGACAAGCAGGATGCGGGCATTTTGTGGGCACATGTCCGGACCGGGGTTCTGGTGATCAAGAGTGAATTCACTGTAAACTTTCTTGACTGTAAGACACAAGCATCTTTTTCGGAGATGACGATGTTCCCGGCTGACGGCGTTTCTCGGGATTTCACGAAGATCCATCACGAAAAACACGCGGCTCCGGACATTGACATCGATAAAATCAATAACTACGTCCTTTCCCACATCAAAGGAGGATTCCATGTTCGAACTTACAAAGGCTGCCAAAGAGCAGCTCGATATGCACTTCGCTGGCAAAGAAGTGTCCCCAATCCGGGTCTACATGGCTGCCGGCTGAGGCGGGCCTCGCTTGGCGCTTGCTCTGGATGAGCAAAAAGACAACGACGTAGTACACGAAATTGACGGATACAAATTCCTGGTTGAAACCGCTCTGATGGAAGAATCGAAACCCATTTCCGTGGAATTTCATCCGCACATGGGCTTCAACATCAAGTCGGGGCTCAAGGCGTCTTCTTCGGGATGCTCTTCCTGCACATCCTGCGGTTAAGACTCTCGCTTTCGAAGACCTTAAGGGCTGTCCTTCACGGACGGCCCTTTTTTTTACCCGAGTTTCCGCTCTCCCCTCCCCTGCCCGGAGCGCTTTCAGGTTAATTTCAACTTTTTTCAATTTTCTTGAAAAAAGTCTTTGACAGCAGGCATGTGGCTCTATAAAGACTGTTTCTCGTTGGACGGGACTGGGCGGTTAGCTCAGCTGGGAGAGCGTCGGCCTTACAAGCCGAGGGTCATAGGTTCGATCCCTGTACCGCCCACCACGAAAACAAATGCGGGGTCGTAGTTAAGTCGGTTATAACGCCGGCCTGTCACGCCGGAGGCCGTGGGTTCGAGTCCCATCGGCCCCGCCATTAGAAAGTAAGGGATTTCAGTCGAAAGGCTGAAATCCCTTTTTTCTTTATGGGATTCGGCGGCCAAGACTCGACCATTCAATATGAAGCCATCCGGCAACGGGTGGCTTTTGTTTTATGTACGTACGTGCTGGCTGTGACCTTATAATTACCCATGCCAAAAGAAAAAATTGTCGTGTACGAAACTTTCCTTGTAGCGGTTTCGCAAAAAGAATTGGTGCTCGGTGTTCAGAAGCAGTCGCTAGAAAATTGATCCAACGGCAGACTTGCCCTCTCCGCACGTCTCACTTCGGCACAGCCGGAACTGGGCTTGGCGTTCAACCTGACGGGAACATTTCCGGGCCGCAAGTATGATCGACATGACGACCTGGGGCGCC is part of the Desulfomicrobium macestii genome and encodes:
- a CDS encoding IscA/HesB family protein, which produces MFELTKAAKEQLDMHFAGKEVSPIRVYMAAGUGGPRLALALDEQKDNDVVHEIDGYKFLVETALMEESKPISVEFHPHMGFNIKSGLKASSSGCSSCTSCG